One genomic window of Motacilla alba alba isolate MOTALB_02 chromosome 3, Motacilla_alba_V1.0_pri, whole genome shotgun sequence includes the following:
- the LOC119698526 gene encoding interferon-induced very large GTPase 1-like yields LLKLLRITDEKKTTKEVQKEYLDKKKQKQEEAKQALKDLTEMLKSRSHSQDALRKKAETLWQAMEIPKGFWPPPEKPLADVVESIQKQLEQQEQSAGRRENIPDTEVLTRASGGLALQGIYRTSRPEDVLARREQLLRVPEGFQLAGPEQGSLLERKEFSSSAAESTFTKSMEHLGFSMSMSAIVWKDEVGEVQHPRGNIEYSTSSQSEDMQQSRSEQSYYCTTKYQYIPLASCYFQRHQLRLSDAALWELQDMEQQLLRFSWEEDNPALVNMCESFFSRFGSHINQGPLHFGGIFWWKASTEGFRAEQREERRQQASEALNSFVSNSYGDFLVSAAGALDVSKSSSKASVSATARESSHKEIQLYVVNTGGPADTASLPQWKTGLVSDNTTWCVIDRGFQLIPVWDVILRNHCGDFKSVDQLSRALRAGYKALTNQGIGITFGEELGSAVQEARDFMGTVRAWDVTKVDERKLLMLMELKDDLNAKSGNPSVWINVCLSDKALQDFLVNTVRSCQESPPENTTFIKVMLRSLLNPHIYSVKDFPQASFIMQWVSQTEHPLPRSPKVSELQELIKTLQQMKEHIHAVTYTPGSSASDVHEAKIEATQMSSLAIYSLLQSLEEQAQKDMELLVLLIATSTGYQVESSTFQHLLGHPEIHYLAKEMEAAHKEYVNLKEQDANRAEAFLLLTGLTLTPESQELSPEQKRERLVFMEDHMKGLWSTQIKNLLQKHCGDKDWERLEGDLESLISECLHDKWDEQRMQNILRDLEDTLPTPEAPSQTQSMSDSCESKGDEAIANQEFLQLLKRLGLECHYPRKMGLGDFHTICKTSLQDSQPSQDKELPFFFLQMLLTVDYQVRYLTCWERSNPGLAPVPQTTEQEDELSDSSANFLENLMKAAPQRASRDSHVHPMDLQMAIFHCADDFLRQTLATKLAFCQLALPLLVPNPSTSRIEFPLYALNQIQRSWEEVEKSGKQAQTKSYSNKLIFQAQTPIVSFIRIGSSDSSSKSQLLNALLSKRKHDTFFHRHCRGSTRERLLMEGLVEIAWYCPGGSPSDTFERCVAFCNLHGDARDHRAQLQFLQEISAVNVALVSEWEHMDNRGMKLLQDLLQSQRPLVCLLTEIENAADGKSSKNIKIGIKNRNEAELMEQLTKTIGNLLEGSNQCFSLEACVDKARQHGFIVDADQPACETAKAKAKELVELLKKEKLSEIKSQLLPLQGKLWYLWCQKDKELTRLQEKGNKSIEHHRSQIENEKKAIREKQLERAFPLNPLMKSFLGFLQAQPADTKKYFLQWMKVFMDELSCERLEELRREYHKLWSEIQTGKKSKKKPRGNAEFLSHLDALSDEINDSSIGLEHLLREAGQIYEALQLMNTKNDNFEKLPEIAAELMVLGYPVELMDGDASYLALHWVGAIFDSLIERLGDKRVFVLSVLGIQSTGKSTLLNAMFGLQFNVSAGRCTRGAFMQLIPVAEELQQDLGFDFVLVVDTEGLRAIEMANKHSLNHDNELATFVIGVGNVTLINIFGENPSEMQDVLQIAVQAFLRMKKVNLSPSCLFVHQNVGEATAKEQNMEGQRRLQEKLDEMAVVAAQQEFCDISSFSDVIGFDVNTHIHYFAHLWEGSPPMAPPNPTYSQNVQQLKSKILQTAKDSKRCFLRFSSLKDRIGDLWNALLNENFVFSFKNSLEIAVYRRLESAFSQWTWRLRSHILDVQMRLDNKIRNGDLQNVTREHLEGLVQETSDAIEKEVEKYFREDKDSETLVQWKSSTELKLKELKETLLHETKKKCENLIELQKEQRKLDARKLEYEDGLLRKSRELAVSLKGKSLSERELKDHFTLLWNQWIAEVSRTSHPPERVDIDGEIEDVLLEHFKEPGIHARIRSFPRGRGFSFDPDKHIMKKKYLHYIPDPRNIFSADAIYFQGITDNIIACVKANIAKKEEEKRDYSRNFIHEILNEVQKGVNSVPCYAKCTFNRDYSMDLSLYLCRMAAERFKAMHEAFRKANVTVVYLNSKREYFFQCFQISCQGATSVTTFAGFLCDKIEPALSRAVYERTAKDIAEDLQGKFPDFQGSRANLEVCILRFLAEQENFEYFICYLKHPDEFFQKYIGIQVQSYCLDGSRRMENFLNASLDHLYRNILSAVSFSTRAVKDRKDREDKVSLWLDEFCRELSEVINLPRSDLKGIEHQEVTDIEFLSSAMAQPLDDLKDRLMKEFAYADLSSFSRQPHTILAEHFAGCWAQCPFCGAVCTNTMRDHDGDHQLVFHRPRALMGTMWRGTDQLVIDICSSLVESNLKFRFDNGKWIPYKKYRDAGPPYATWNILPDSSMQAYWKWFVSHFRTQLEALYNGKFQGKGKIPEAWQRITKQEALSELQKR; encoded by the coding sequence CTCCTAAAACTCCTGAGAAtaacagatgagaaaaaaaccactaaagAGGTGCAGAAGGAGTACTTggacaagaaaaagcaaaaacaagaaGAGGCCAAACAAGCCCTGAAGGATCTGACAGAAATGCTCAAGAGCCgcagccacagccaggatgctctgaggaagaaagcagagacTCTGTGGCAAGCCATGGAGATTCCCAAAGGGTTCTGGCCACCACCAGAGAAACCCTTGGCAGATGTGGTGGAGAGCAtccagaagcagctggagcagcaggagcagtcagcaggcaggagggagaacATCCCTGACACGGAGGTGCTGACGCGGGCGTCGGGGGGACTGGCCCTGCAGGGCATCTACAGAACGAGCAGACCTGAAGATGTGCTGGCACGGcgagagcagctcctcagggttCCTGAGGGATTCCAGCTGGCTGGTCCAGAGCAAGGATCGCTGCTTGAGAGGAAGGagttctcctcctctgcagcagaatCCACTTTCACCAAGTCCATGGAGCACCTGGGGTTCAGCATGAGCATGTCTGCCATCGTCTGGAAGGACGAAGTAGGAGAAGTCCAACATCCAAGAGGAAATATAGAGTACAGCACCTCCTCACAGTCAGAGGACATGCAGCAGTCCCGCTCTGAGCAGAGCTACTATTGCACCACCAAGTACCAGTACATCCCTCTGGCCTCCTGCTACTTCCAAAGGCATCAGCTTCGCCTCTCAGATGCggctctgtgggagctgcaagacatggagcagcagcttttgagGTTCAGTTGGGAAGAAGACAACCCCGCCTTGGTGAATATGTGTGAGAGCTTCTTCAGCAGGTTTGGGTCCCACATAAACCAGGGTCCCCTCCACTTTGGGGGGATATTCTGGTGGAAGGCGTCTACAGAAGGATTCCGAGCCGAGCAGCGGGAAGAGAGGAGACAACAAGCGTCTGAAGCACTGAACAGCTTTGTCAGCAACAGCTATGGTGACTTCCTGGTAAGTGCTGCTGGGGCCCTGGATGTTTCTAAATCCAGCTCAAAGGCTTCTGTCTCGGCAACAGCCAGAGAGAGTTCTCATAAAGAAATTCAGCTCTACGTGGTGAACACAGGGGGCCCAGCAGACACAGCTTCCCTTCCTCAGTGGAAAACGGGGCTCGTGTCTGATAACACAACGTGGTGCGTTATCGACCGTGGCTTTCAGCTGATCCCAGTGTGGGATGTCATCCTGCGCAATCACTGTGGGGATTTTAAATCCGTAGATCAGTTAAGCAGAGCCCTCAGGGCTGGGTACAAAGCGCTGACAAATCAGGGTATAGGCATCACTTTTGGAGAGGAACTGGGCAGTGCAGTGCAAGAGGCCAGAGATTTCATGGGGACTGTGAGGGCCTGGGATGTGACGAAAGTGGATGAAAGGAAGCTGCTCATGCTGATGGAGCTAAAAGATGATCTGAATGCAAAATCTGGGAACCCCAGTGTGTGGATCAACGTGTGCCTGTCAGACAAAGCCCTGCAGGACTTCCTGGTGAACACTGTGCGCAGCTGCCAGGAGTCACCTCCAGAAAACACCACCTTTATCAAGGTAATGTTGAGGAGCCTCCTGAATCCTCATATCTACTCTGTCAAGGACTTCCCTCAGGCTTCCTTCATTATGCAGTGGGTCTCCCAGACTGAGCACCCGCTTCCCAGATCTCCCAAAGTCTCTGAGCTTCAAGAGCTCATCAAAACACTGCAGCAAATGAAGGAGCACATCCATGCTGTCACCTACACACCAGGAAGCTCTGCTTCTGATGTTCATGAGGCAAAGATAGAAGCCACCCAGATGAGCAGCCTCGCCATTTATTCCTTACTCCAGTCTCTTGAGGAACAGGCtcagaaggacatggaactgttggtGCTCTTGATTGCAACCAGCACAGGGTATCAGGtggaaagcagcacttttcAGCACCTCCTTGGACACCCAGAAATTCACTATCTGGCCAAGGAAATGGAAGCGGCACATAAGGAGTACGTGAACCTAAAAGAGCAAGATGCCAACAGAGCTGAGGCCTTCCTCCTGCTGACGGGTCTGACTCTGACACCCGAAAGTCaagagctgtccccagagcagaagAGGGAGCGTTTAGTTTTCATGGAAGATCACATGAAAGGCTTGTGGTCCACACAGATAAAGAATCTCCTCCAAAAGCACTGTGGAGATAAAGactgggagaggctggaaggGGACTTGGAGTCCTTGATCAGTGAGTGCTTGCATGACAAATGGGATGAGCAGAGGATGCAGAACATACTCAGAGACCTGGAAGACACTCTCCCAACACCTGAGGCCCCCAGTCAGACCCAATCCATGTCAGATAGCTGTGAATCCAAAGGAGATGAAGCCATTGCAAACCAGGAgttcctccagctgctcaaGCGCCTTGGACTGGAATGTCACTATCCAAGGAAAATGGGGTTAGGAGATTTCCACACCATCTGCAAGACatctctgcaggacagccagcccagccaggacaaggaactgccatttttcttcttgcaaatGCTGTTAACTGTGGATTACCAGGTGAGGTACCTGACTTGCTGGGAAAGGAGCAACCCAGGCCTTGCACCTGTGCCACAAACCACAGAGCAAGAGGATGAGCTGTCAGATTCCTCAGCAAACTTTCTTGAAAATCTGATGAAAGCAGCCCCTCAACGTGCAAGCAGGGACAGCCATGTGCACCCCATGGACCTGCAGATGGCCATTTTCCATTGTGCTGATGACTTCCTGAGACAGACCCTTGCAACCAAGCTGGCATTCTGCCAACTGGCGCTGCCTCTGCTGGTGCCCAACCCAAGCACTTCACGCATTGAGTTCCCGCTCTACGCACTCAACCAAATCcaaaggagctgggaagaggtGGAGAAGTCAGGAAAGCAGGCCCAAACAAAGAGTTACAGCAACAAACTCATCTTTCAGGCACAGACACCCATTGTGTCTTTCATCCGCATTGGCAGCTCAGACTCCTCttccaaatcccagctcctgaatgCTCTGCTGAGCAAACGCAAACATGACACTTTCTTCCACCGccactgcagaggcagcaccagAGAGCGTTTGCTGATGGAAGGGCTGGTGGAGATCGCCTGGTACTGCCCTGGCGGAAGCCCCAGTGACACCTTTGAGCGCTGTGTGGCTTTCTGTAACCTGCATGGAGACGCCAGGGatcacagagcacagctgcagttcctgcaggaGATATCTGCTGTCAACGTGGCTCTTGTGTCTGAATGGGAGCACATGGACAACAGGGGGATGAAGCTTCTGCAGGACCTGTTGCAGTCACAAAGGCCTTTGGTTTGCCTTCTCACAGAAATAGAGAACGCTGCAGAtggaaaatccagcaaaaacataaaaataggGATCAAGAACAGAAACGAAGCAGAACTGATGGAGCAGCTGACCAAGACAATTGGGAATCTCCTGGAAGGATCTAATCAATGTTTCAGCCTGGAGGCCTGTGTGGACAAAGCTCGCCAGCATGGATTCATAGTGGATGCAGATCAACCCGCGTGTGAGACAGCCAAAGCAAAGGCAAAGGAGCTGGTGGAGCTTctgaagaaagagaagctgtCAGAGATCAAATCCCAGCTGTTGCCACTTCAAGGAAAACTGTGGTACCTGTGGTGCCAAAAGGACAAAGAACTCACTCGCTTGCAGGAGAAGGGGAACAAGAGCATTGAGCATCATCGCAGCCAAattgaaaatgagaagaaagcaATAAGAGAAAAGCAACTTGAGCGAGCTTTCCCTCTCAACCCACTCATGAAATCATTCCTTGGCTTTCTCCAGGCCCAGCCAGCAGATACCAAGAAATACTTCCTGCAGTGGATGAAGGTCTTTATGGACGAGCTGTCCTGTGAACGCCTTGAAGAACTGAGGAGAGAGTATCACAAGTTATGGTCTGAAATccagacaggaaagaaaagtaagaaaaagcCCAGAGGCAATGCTGAGTTTCTGAGTCACTTGGATGCCCTCTCTGATGAAATCAACGATTCATCCATCGGCCTGGAGCACCTTCTGAGAGAGGCAGGGCAGATTTATGAAGCTCTGCAATTAATGAATACCAAGAATGACAATTTTGAAAAACTGCCAGAAATCGCAGCAGAGCTGATGGTTTTAGGATATCCCGTGGAGCTGATGGATGGGGATGCTTCTTACCTGGCCTTGCACTGGGTGGGAGCAATCTTTGACAGCTTAATTGAGAGGCTGGGGGACAAACGAGTGTTTGTGCTCTCCGTGCTGGGCATCCAGAGCACGGGCAAGTCCACCCTGCTGAATGCCATGTTTGGTCTGCAGTTCAACGTCAGCGCAGGGAGATGCACCCGCGGAGCCTTCATGCAGCTCATCCcagtggcagaggagctgcagcaagaCTTGGGCTTTGATTTTGTGCTGGTGGTTGACACAGAGGGACTTCGTGCCATCGAGATGGCCAATAAACACTCCCTGAACCATGACAACGAGCTGGCCACCTTTGTCATTGGTGTTGGCAACGTGACTCTGATCAATATCTTTGGAGAAAATCCGTCAGAAATGCAAGATGTTCTCCAGATCGCTGTGCAGGCTTTCCTGAGGATGAAGAAAGTCAATCTTTCCCCAAGCTGCCTCTTCGTCCACCAAAACGTGGGAGAAGCAACTGCCAAGGAGCAGAACATGGAAGGACAAAGGCGtttgcaggaaaagctggatgAAATGGCAGTGGTGGCTGcccagcaggaattctgtgACATCTCCTCTTTCAGCGATGTCATTGGCTTTGATGTGAACACCCACATTCACTACTTTGCTCACCTGTGGGAAGGAAGCCCCCCAATGGCACCACCCAACCCCACCTACAGCCAGAACGTCCAGCAActcaaaagcaaaatactgcAGACTGCCAAGGATTCAAAGCGCTGCTTTTTGAGGTTCTCGAGCCTGAAAGATCGTATTGGTGACCTCTGGAATGCTTTGCTGAATGAAAACTTTGTCTTCAGCTTCAAGAATTCCCTGGAGATTGCTGTCTACAGGAGACTGGAAAGTGCCTTTAGTCAGTGGACCTGGAGGCTGAGGAGTCACATCTTAGATGTACAGATGAGACTGGACAACAAAATTCGGAATGGGGACTTGCAGAATGTCACCAGAGAACACCTTGAAGGGCTGGTGCAAGAGACAAGTGATGCCATTGAGAAAGAAGTGGAAAAGTATTTCAGGGAAGACAAAGACAGTGAGACACTGGTccagtggaaatccagcaccGAGCTGAAGCTGAAAGAACTAAAAGAGACTCTTCtccatgaaacaaaaaagaaatgtgagaatCTTAttgagctgcagaaggagcagaggaaactgGATGCAAGGAAGTTGGAATATGAAGATGGGCTCCTGAGAAAGAGTAGGGAGCTGGCTGTGAGTCTGAAAGGGAAGAGCCTCAGTGAGAGAGAACTGAAGGACCACTTTACTCTTCTCTGGAACCAGTGGATTGCTGAAGTGTCTCGAACTTCTCATCCTCCAGAACGGGTGGATATTGATGGGGAAATTGAAGATGTCCTTCTTGAGCACTTTAAGGAGCCGGGTATCCATGCACGGATCAGGTCATTTCCCAGAGGCAGAGGGTTTTCTTTTGATCCAGATAAACACATCatgaagaaaaagtatttacaCTATATCCCAGATCCCCGGAACATTTTCAGTGCTGATGCAATCTATTTTCAGGGCATCACAGACAACATCATAGCATGTGTGAAGGCAAACATTGctaagaaggaagaggagaaacgCGATTACAGTCGAAATTTTATTCATGAAATACTCAATGAAGTACAGAAAGGTGTGAACTCTGTCCCCTGCTATGCAAAATGTACTTTTAACAGAGATTACAGCATGGATTTGTCTCTGTATCTGTGCAGAATGGCAGCAGAAAGGTTTAAAGCCATGCACGAAGCATTCCGAAAGGCAAATGTCACAGTTGTGTACCTGAACAGCAAGAGAGAATATTTCTTCCAATGTTTCCAGATTTCCTGCCAAGGAGCCACTTCTGTCACAACTTTTGCTGGTTTCCTTTGTGACAAGATTGAACCAGCTCTTAGCCGTGCTGTCTATGAGAGGACAGCTAAAGACATCGCTGAGGACTTGCAGGGcaaattcccagatttccagggcagcagagccaatcTGGAAGTTTGCATCCTGAGattcctggcagagcaggaaaatttTGAGTATTTCATATGTTACCTTAAGCATCCAGAtgaattttttcagaaatacattgGTATACAAGTCCAGAGCTACTGTCTGgatgggagcaggaggatggagaACTTTTTGAATGCCTCCCTTGATCATCTGTATCGAAACATCCTGtcagctgtttctttttcaacCCGAGCTGtcaaagacagaaaagacagagaagacAAAGTCTCTCTCTGGCTGGATGAATTTTGCAGGGAACTGTCAGAGGTGATCAACTTGCCCAGAAGTGACCTGAAGGGCATTGAGCACCAGGAGGTCACAGACATTGAGTTCCTGAGCAGTGCCATGGCACAACCTCTGGATGACCTAAAGGACAGGCTCATGAAAGAATTTGCTTATGCTGACTTGAGCTCATTTTCAAGGCAGCCTCACACCATCCTGGCGGAGCATTttgcagggtgctgggcacagtgTCCCTTTTGTGGGGCTGTCTGCACAAACACCATGCGGGATCATGATGGAGACCATCAGCTGGTCTTCCATCGCCCACGAGCTTTGATGGGAACCATGTGGCGTGGGACAGACCAGCTGGTCATTGATATTTGTTCCAGCCTTGTTGAAAGTAATCTCAAATTCAGGTTTGATAACGGCAAATGGATTCCCTACAAGAAATACCGGGATGCAGGACCCCCTTATGCCACTTGGAACATTCTTCCCGATTCATCCATGCAGGCGTACTGGAAATGGTTTGTGTCTCAtttcaggacacagctggaagCCCTGTACAATGGGAAATTTCAGGGCAAAGGAAAAATCCCTGAGGCGTGGCAGAGAATTACCAAGCAGGAAGCActgtcagagctgcagaagcGTTAG